The following proteins come from a genomic window of Flavobacteriaceae bacterium MAR_2010_188:
- a CDS encoding Membrane protein involved in the export of O-antigen and teichoic acid: MSAFKSLFKQTFIYGLATVLPRMLSFLLVPLYTTNGVLSSVAEYGKVSIIFSYFVIFNVVLAYGMETAFFRFYNKEESQEKVTGTASISLIISSFVFFILALIFQDQIAAFTEIDVKYIILVIWILLLDALVIIPFAWLRATQQPMRYAIIKILSVAIYIALNLFFLLLLKDLAPKSKFFDSIFRPNFEISYIFISNVISSGLTLILLASFYFKRKFIFDKILWSKMMKYALPVLIAGVAFSINETFDRILLDRLLPEDIAETQVGMYSACYKLALFMTLFGTAFRLGIEPYFFSHAKTSNPQKNYALILEYFVALGSIILLSVVVFADVLKPYIIRQEAYWEAMWIVPIILIANFFLGIYHNLSVWYKITDRTHFGGYISVVAAIVTLVMNFWLIPIIGFKGSALATLSAYGLMMVISYFYGRKYYPIPYNLKKISFYLILSITLSLLSFYQFRENYLIGIPMLVVFLGIVAFFEKNQIQQMINGK, translated from the coding sequence TTGAGCGCTTTTAAATCCCTTTTTAAACAAACTTTTATTTATGGTTTAGCCACAGTCTTGCCAAGGATGCTAAGCTTTTTACTAGTGCCCCTCTATACAACCAACGGGGTTTTGTCTTCTGTTGCAGAATACGGCAAGGTGAGTATTATCTTTTCGTATTTCGTTATATTCAATGTAGTCTTGGCTTACGGCATGGAGACGGCCTTCTTCAGGTTCTACAATAAAGAGGAAAGTCAAGAAAAAGTAACTGGCACAGCTTCAATTTCACTGATTATCAGCTCATTTGTATTTTTCATCCTGGCTCTGATTTTTCAAGATCAAATTGCTGCGTTCACAGAAATCGATGTAAAATACATTATTCTTGTGATTTGGATTTTGCTTCTGGACGCGCTAGTAATTATTCCTTTTGCCTGGCTTAGAGCGACACAGCAACCTATGCGATATGCTATAATTAAGATTTTGAGCGTTGCGATTTATATTGCTCTCAATTTGTTTTTCCTATTGCTTTTGAAAGATTTGGCGCCAAAAAGTAAATTCTTTGATAGCATCTTCAGACCTAATTTTGAAATCAGCTATATTTTCATTTCTAACGTTATTTCAAGTGGATTAACCCTCATATTATTGGCCTCATTTTATTTTAAAAGGAAATTTATTTTCGATAAAATCTTATGGTCTAAGATGATGAAATATGCGTTACCGGTCTTGATTGCCGGTGTGGCATTTAGTATCAATGAAACATTCGACAGGATTTTATTAGATAGATTATTACCTGAGGATATAGCCGAAACGCAGGTTGGGATGTATTCGGCTTGTTATAAACTTGCGCTTTTTATGACGCTTTTTGGTACCGCATTTAGATTGGGGATAGAACCGTATTTTTTCAGTCACGCAAAAACTTCAAATCCTCAAAAAAACTACGCCCTCATCCTTGAATATTTTGTGGCCCTTGGGTCCATAATCTTACTTTCTGTAGTGGTGTTTGCAGATGTGCTTAAGCCGTATATAATTAGACAAGAAGCTTATTGGGAAGCAATGTGGATTGTCCCTATCATATTAATTGCCAACTTTTTCTTGGGGATTTATCATAATCTTTCCGTTTGGTATAAAATTACAGACCGCACCCACTTTGGTGGATACATTTCTGTCGTAGCTGCAATTGTAACCTTGGTGATGAATTTTTGGCTCATACCAATCATCGGTTTTAAAGGTTCTGCCTTAGCAACTCTTTCGGCATACGGGCTAATGATGGTCATTTCCTATTTCTACGGTAGAAAGTATTATCCGATTCCCTATAATCTTAAGAAGATTTCATTTTATCTAATATTATCCATAACCTTATCTCTCTTATCTTTTTACCAATTTCGGGAGAACTACCTTATCGGGATTCCTATGTTAGTTGTATTTTTGGGGATTGTTGCTTTTTTTGAAAAAAATCAGATACAGCAAATGATTAACGGTAAATAG
- a CDS encoding dUTP pyrophosphatase yields the protein MKIRIINKSDNEIPNYETVSSAGMDLRAFIDENITLKSLERAIVKTGLFIELPSGYEAQIRPRSGLSAKNGITVLNAPGTIDADYRGEIGVILVNLSKDDFNIKSGDRIAQMVIAKHERAEWEEVDELSDTERGSGGFGSTGIK from the coding sequence ATGAAAATTAGAATAATCAACAAGTCCGATAATGAAATTCCTAATTACGAGACCGTTTCATCGGCGGGGATGGATTTACGCGCGTTTATTGATGAAAATATCACCTTAAAATCACTAGAACGAGCAATTGTAAAGACCGGTTTGTTTATAGAATTACCATCAGGATATGAGGCTCAAATAAGACCAAGAAGTGGGCTTTCGGCAAAAAACGGGATTACCGTCTTAAACGCTCCCGGAACGATTGATGCAGACTACAGAGGTGAAATTGGCGTTATATTGGTAAATCTTTCCAAAGATGATTTCAACATAAAGAGCGGTGACAGAATTGCTCAAATGGTTATTGCCAAACACGAAAGAGCAGAGTGGGAAGAAGTTGATGAGCTTTCCGATACCGAAAGAGGAAGTGGAGGATTTGGAAGCACCGGTATCAAATAA
- a CDS encoding glucose-1-phosphate thymidylyltransferase, producing MKIIVPMAGRGSRLRPHSLTVPKPLIPVAGQPIVHRLVKDIAKVVDEKIEEIAFILGDPAFFGSEVEESLKQLAESLGAKASIYRQDKPLGTGHAIMCAKESLSGPAVIAYADTLIRADFQLDSEADAVIWVKQVDRPEAYGVVKLNDKKEIVELVEKPKQFISDLAVIGIYYFKDVGVLKEELQDVLDQNIINGGEYQINDGILRMMKNGKIFKTGKVDEWMDCGNKEVTLETNTRMLQFIKEDKEEQLVSDNIENHNSKIIEPCFIASGVKLKNSTVGPNVSIGKNSVIENSTIKNSLIQNSSTIKNANLDEAMIGNHVNFDGNFTKISIGDYSTLE from the coding sequence ATGAAAATTATCGTTCCTATGGCTGGTCGTGGATCACGACTTCGCCCACATTCACTCACAGTTCCTAAACCATTAATCCCAGTTGCAGGTCAACCAATCGTTCATAGATTGGTAAAGGACATTGCCAAGGTGGTAGATGAGAAAATAGAAGAAATCGCATTTATTCTTGGAGACCCTGCTTTTTTTGGTAGCGAAGTAGAAGAGAGCCTAAAGCAACTTGCTGAGTCATTAGGCGCCAAAGCTTCAATCTATAGACAAGATAAACCTTTGGGTACCGGACACGCCATCATGTGCGCTAAAGAGTCTTTATCTGGTCCGGCCGTAATTGCTTATGCAGATACTCTTATTCGCGCTGATTTTCAATTAGATTCTGAAGCAGACGCGGTTATTTGGGTAAAACAAGTTGATCGACCAGAAGCTTACGGAGTCGTAAAATTGAATGATAAGAAAGAAATCGTAGAACTCGTAGAAAAACCTAAGCAATTCATAAGCGACCTAGCGGTTATTGGCATATACTACTTTAAGGATGTTGGCGTTCTAAAAGAGGAATTGCAAGATGTTCTGGATCAAAACATTATAAATGGTGGCGAGTACCAGATTAACGACGGCATCTTAAGGATGATGAAGAACGGCAAAATCTTTAAGACTGGTAAGGTAGATGAATGGATGGATTGCGGAAATAAGGAGGTCACTTTAGAAACTAATACTCGGATGCTTCAATTTATAAAAGAGGATAAGGAAGAGCAGTTGGTATCTGATAATATTGAAAACCATAATTCAAAAATCATTGAACCTTGCTTTATTGCTAGTGGTGTTAAGTTGAAGAATTCTACCGTCGGACCAAATGTTTCGATCGGTAAAAATTCCGTAATCGAGAATTCGACCATAAAAAATAGCTTAATTCAAAATAGCAGCACTATTAAAAATGCTAACTTAGATGAAGCCATGATTGGCAATCATGTAAATTTTGACGGTAATTTTACCAAAATCAGCATTGGCGATTATTCCACTTTGGAATAA
- a CDS encoding Tetratricopeptide repeat-containing protein: protein MMFSAFITYRLSILLMFIGMLLLPMSIHSQIDYNIRPDDDLGNNEDAFQELFFESLKQRGIENYQRAVDALLKAKQADDSKTVIYYELGKNYNSLKNFGAAEDVLKEAVLREPENEWYLDELYQVYVNQDDFPKAIKTVRQLVKYHPDYKQDLVALYIRAKEYKDALKLLDELDVEFGINPERDYLRNQVYTLTGNDEERIEKLVERLDKNPDNESNYLALIYRYSELGESKKAFDIAKRLLIVNPNSQLVHLALYKFYLEGNDTQNAINSMKLVLKSPEIKADAKTKVLSDFVKFVDQNPQYEADLMEATSEVAADTDNKSAIQLAQYYLKANEKEKALEYYKEALKSEPNNFEIIKDKLLLELDVKSFEDAQIESSKALDLFPAQPILYLINGVANINLKKYDLAIQKLEAGLDYLIDDKKMEIDFYKQLSLAHQAKNDSAKSQMYLKKVDELQKDNQ, encoded by the coding sequence ATGATGTTTTCAGCTTTTATAACATACAGGCTAAGCATTCTTCTAATGTTTATAGGCATGCTATTGCTGCCAATGAGCATTCATTCTCAGATAGATTACAACATAAGACCAGATGACGATTTAGGAAATAACGAAGACGCTTTTCAAGAACTCTTCTTTGAATCGTTAAAACAGCGCGGAATCGAGAATTATCAACGTGCCGTAGATGCACTACTTAAAGCAAAGCAGGCAGATGATTCAAAAACCGTCATTTACTATGAGCTTGGAAAAAACTATAATTCACTTAAGAATTTTGGCGCCGCAGAAGATGTACTTAAAGAAGCGGTGCTTAGAGAACCCGAAAACGAATGGTATTTGGATGAACTCTACCAGGTTTATGTAAATCAAGATGATTTTCCTAAGGCCATAAAAACGGTAAGGCAGTTGGTCAAATATCATCCAGATTACAAACAAGATTTGGTTGCCTTATACATCCGTGCGAAAGAATACAAAGATGCACTCAAACTTTTAGATGAATTAGATGTGGAGTTTGGAATTAATCCAGAACGGGATTATTTAAGAAACCAGGTTTATACTTTGACCGGAAATGACGAAGAGCGTATAGAAAAATTGGTAGAACGTCTGGATAAAAATCCGGATAACGAAAGTAATTACTTAGCGCTTATCTACCGATACAGCGAACTGGGAGAATCCAAAAAAGCGTTTGATATCGCCAAGAGATTATTAATTGTAAATCCTAATTCGCAGTTGGTACATTTGGCGCTCTATAAATTTTATTTAGAAGGAAACGATACCCAAAACGCTATTAATTCAATGAAACTTGTGCTAAAAAGTCCAGAAATTAAAGCCGATGCAAAGACCAAAGTACTGAGTGATTTTGTGAAATTTGTGGACCAGAATCCTCAATATGAAGCAGATTTAATGGAGGCTACTAGTGAAGTTGCCGCAGATACAGATAACAAGAGTGCTATACAACTTGCGCAATATTATTTAAAGGCGAATGAAAAGGAGAAGGCCTTAGAATATTATAAGGAAGCATTAAAATCAGAACCAAATAATTTTGAAATTATCAAGGATAAATTGCTGTTAGAACTAGACGTTAAAAGTTTTGAAGACGCTCAAATTGAAAGTTCTAAAGCGCTAGACTTATTTCCTGCCCAGCCTATATTGTATTTAATCAATGGCGTTGCCAACATCAATTTAAAGAAATACGACCTGGCAATTCAAAAACTTGAAGCTGGTTTAGACTATTTAATAGACGATAAAAAAATGGAAATCGATTTTTATAAGCAGCTAAGTCTTGCTCATCAAGCTAAAAATGATTCTGCGAAGTCGCAAATGTATTTAAAGAAAGTAGATGAATTACAAAAGGACAACCAATAA
- a CDS encoding Septal ring factor EnvC, activator of murein hydrolases AmiA and AmiB, with product MTYQNNRLLFSFIFLFVCFNLIAQSAKQKELEVRRIEIQKEIKQINALLYSDKKKEKSVLSLVEDLNYKVRVRQDLIKVTNDQANLLTREINHNQKQISDLRKQLAQLKEEYAAMIVKSYKSRSDQSRVMFLLSSENFKQAYKRLQYIKQYRDHQTDQANEIKAKTQELQDLNLSLLQQKEDKEKLVAESRIAKTRLEEDLKEHEKLMLSIRKNLTVYSKQIKQKQQEADKIDREIDRLIKEAIAASNKKAGKSSTKSTFELTPEAKALAANFESNKGKLPWPVERGVVKVGYGSQHSPIDKTVPIVSNGVRIATEEGAKARAVFEGTVLSIIVMKKGNPTILVQHGNYITAYKNLSKIYVKIGDKVTTKQDIGEVFTDRIAGETMLSFSIFKNTSTQDPSAWISGM from the coding sequence ATGACCTACCAAAATAACCGCTTACTATTTTCTTTCATTTTCTTGTTTGTATGCTTCAACCTTATTGCGCAGAGCGCTAAACAAAAAGAACTTGAAGTTCGTCGTATCGAAATTCAAAAAGAGATAAAGCAGATAAATGCGCTTTTATATTCGGATAAAAAGAAAGAGAAATCGGTTCTCTCTTTAGTCGAAGATTTAAATTATAAAGTAAGGGTTCGTCAAGATTTAATTAAGGTTACCAATGATCAGGCAAACCTTTTGACGAGAGAAATCAATCACAATCAAAAGCAGATTTCTGATCTTAGAAAACAGCTTGCACAGCTCAAGGAAGAATATGCGGCCATGATCGTAAAATCCTATAAGAGTAGGTCGGATCAGAGTCGGGTCATGTTTTTATTGTCTTCAGAAAATTTTAAGCAAGCCTACAAGAGATTACAGTATATAAAACAGTATAGAGACCATCAAACCGATCAGGCAAACGAAATTAAAGCCAAAACACAAGAGCTTCAAGATTTAAACCTTTCACTGCTTCAACAGAAGGAAGATAAAGAGAAACTCGTGGCAGAAAGTCGCATCGCAAAAACAAGACTCGAGGAAGATTTAAAAGAGCACGAAAAATTGATGCTTTCAATCCGAAAAAATCTTACGGTTTATTCCAAACAGATAAAACAAAAGCAGCAGGAGGCAGATAAAATCGATAGAGAGATTGACAGGCTCATTAAAGAAGCAATCGCTGCATCCAATAAAAAAGCTGGGAAATCTTCAACTAAAAGCACTTTTGAGCTTACACCTGAAGCTAAGGCCCTAGCGGCAAATTTTGAATCGAACAAAGGAAAGTTACCTTGGCCGGTAGAAAGAGGTGTTGTAAAAGTTGGCTATGGTTCGCAACATTCACCAATCGATAAAACTGTGCCTATTGTAAGTAACGGCGTAAGGATTGCGACGGAAGAAGGTGCGAAAGCGCGGGCGGTATTTGAAGGAACTGTATTATCGATTATTGTCATGAAAAAGGGTAATCCAACAATTTTGGTGCAACATGGTAATTATATCACTGCTTATAAGAATCTTTCTAAAATCTACGTGAAAATTGGCGATAAGGTAACTACCAAGCAGGATATTGGTGAAGTATTTACCGATAGGATTGCCGGCGAAACCATGTTGAGTTTTAGTATTTTCAAAAATACCTCGACCCAAGATCCTTCCGCTTGGATTTCCGGAATGTAG
- a CDS encoding Acyl-CoA hydrolase has product MSVKSPKDSLTIMTDLVLPSETNPLNNLFGGELLARMDRAASIAARRHSRRIVVTASVNHVAFNKSVALGSVVTVEAKVSRSFKTSMEVYIDVWIDDRESGNKTKANEAIYTFVAVDETGRPVQVPVIKPETELEQQRFDGALRRKQLSLVLAGKMKPKEATELKALFE; this is encoded by the coding sequence ATGTCCGTTAAATCTCCAAAGGATTCTTTAACCATAATGACCGATCTGGTCTTGCCAAGTGAAACCAACCCTCTGAACAATCTTTTTGGTGGAGAACTTCTGGCAAGGATGGATCGTGCCGCTAGTATCGCGGCCAGAAGACACTCTAGAAGGATTGTGGTAACGGCATCGGTTAATCATGTCGCCTTTAATAAATCGGTTGCATTAGGAAGCGTCGTGACCGTTGAAGCTAAAGTTTCGAGGTCTTTTAAAACATCTATGGAAGTGTATATAGATGTTTGGATAGATGACCGTGAATCTGGCAATAAAACCAAAGCGAATGAAGCGATTTATACTTTTGTAGCGGTAGACGAAACGGGAAGGCCAGTGCAGGTACCGGTTATTAAACCAGAAACTGAACTAGAGCAACAACGCTTTGATGGAGCGCTAAGAAGAAAACAATTAAGTTTGGTCTTAGCTGGCAAGATGAAGCCTAAAGAAGCTACCGAATTAAAAGCTCTATTCGAATAG
- a CDS encoding Sporulation related domain-containing protein: protein MNLDNYISDLLYRYDCVTIPELGAFLTKQVSARLDNSSETFYPPKKQLSFNEQVQNNDGLLANYIAETEKFPYDLAVQKINKHVRSIKSYLIEGETITFNNIGEISLNKEGKMIFEPSSQVNYLTDAFGLTQFKLTDVKREVYKKEVEEIEKVIPLTITPEKRKSTNYLKYAAIALLALTAGGFGATAYYNTQVENYNEIAQQQANDKLDSKIQEATFVIENPLPSATLKIDKQSGNYHIVAGAFRVQENSSKKVSQLRELGFKAREIGTNRYGLHEVVYSSYEDRLEALKALREIKRTQNNDAWLLVKALD, encoded by the coding sequence ATGAATTTAGACAATTATATAAGCGACCTTCTCTACCGTTACGATTGCGTTACCATACCAGAACTGGGAGCATTCTTGACCAAACAAGTTTCCGCACGATTAGATAATAGTTCAGAAACGTTCTACCCGCCTAAAAAACAACTCTCTTTTAACGAGCAGGTTCAGAATAACGATGGCTTATTGGCCAACTATATTGCTGAGACTGAAAAATTTCCTTACGATTTAGCAGTCCAGAAAATTAACAAACACGTTAGGTCAATCAAGTCTTATTTAATCGAAGGAGAAACAATCACTTTTAATAATATCGGTGAAATTAGTTTGAACAAAGAAGGTAAAATGATTTTTGAACCTTCTAGTCAGGTTAACTATTTAACGGATGCATTTGGTCTTACTCAATTCAAATTAACTGATGTTAAGAGAGAAGTTTACAAGAAAGAGGTCGAAGAAATTGAAAAAGTCATCCCACTTACAATAACTCCAGAAAAAAGAAAATCTACCAATTATCTTAAATACGCGGCTATTGCCTTATTGGCACTGACTGCAGGAGGTTTTGGCGCGACTGCTTATTACAATACTCAAGTAGAAAATTATAACGAAATCGCTCAGCAACAGGCAAACGATAAACTTGATTCTAAAATTCAAGAAGCGACTTTTGTGATTGAAAATCCGCTTCCATCTGCGACTTTAAAAATCGACAAGCAAAGTGGAAATTACCACATCGTTGCCGGTGCATTTAGAGTTCAAGAGAATTCTTCCAAAAAGGTATCCCAACTTAGGGAATTAGGATTTAAAGCTCGTGAAATCGGTACCAATCGTTACGGTCTGCACGAAGTTGTTTACAGTAGTTATGAAGATCGGTTAGAGGCTTTAAAAGCGTTAAGGGAAATCAAAAGAACCCAGAACAACGATGCTTGGCTTCTAGTGAAAGCTTTAGATTAA
- a CDS encoding DNA processing protein, which produces MTDSQLLHLLALQHIPKIGDITAKKLISHCGSAEAVLNEKKHNLLKIEGIGSSMLKEINSKIYLESAENELRFIRKNDIEVKYFMDKDYPEQLSHCIDSPILLFCSGNINLENRRAISIVGTRNITNHGIAFCERLVEELKPFDPIIISGFAYGTDITAQKAAVNHGLQTIGCLAHGLNQIYPKVHKKYVTEIEKNGGFITDFWSSDNFDRNNFLKRNRIIAGLSEATIVIESAEKGGSLVTADIANSYNRDVFAVPGRTTDSQSVGCNDLIKQQKAHLLSTPLDIAYMLDWKLDKDQKKSVQKKLFVELDEEEKLIYSFLNSNGKEQLDLIALKCEMPIYKVAGVLLNMELKGVIRPLPGKLFEAI; this is translated from the coding sequence ATGACCGATAGCCAACTTTTACATCTGCTTGCACTACAACATATTCCTAAAATTGGGGATATTACGGCGAAGAAACTAATCAGTCACTGTGGTTCTGCGGAAGCCGTTCTAAATGAGAAAAAGCATAATCTCCTTAAGATTGAAGGTATTGGTTCTTCCATGTTGAAAGAGATAAATTCTAAAATTTATTTAGAATCCGCTGAGAACGAATTAAGGTTTATCAGAAAAAATGATATTGAGGTAAAATACTTTATGGATAAGGATTATCCGGAGCAATTGTCCCATTGCATAGACAGTCCAATTTTACTGTTTTGTTCTGGAAACATTAATCTTGAAAATCGCCGTGCCATAAGTATAGTTGGAACAAGGAATATTACAAATCATGGAATTGCCTTTTGCGAAAGATTAGTAGAGGAACTGAAGCCTTTTGATCCGATTATAATTTCAGGTTTTGCTTATGGTACAGATATTACAGCGCAAAAGGCTGCGGTAAATCATGGCCTACAAACCATTGGCTGTTTGGCCCACGGTTTAAACCAAATCTATCCGAAAGTCCATAAAAAGTATGTTACAGAAATCGAAAAAAATGGTGGTTTTATAACAGATTTTTGGAGCAGTGACAACTTCGACCGCAATAATTTTTTAAAACGAAACCGCATCATTGCTGGTCTAAGTGAAGCCACGATTGTTATTGAATCTGCAGAAAAAGGCGGAAGCTTAGTCACGGCAGATATTGCGAATTCATATAATCGCGACGTCTTTGCAGTCCCTGGCAGAACCACCGATTCGCAAAGTGTGGGCTGTAACGATTTAATAAAGCAACAGAAGGCACATTTGTTGTCTACTCCCTTAGATATCGCGTACATGTTAGATTGGAAGTTAGATAAGGACCAGAAAAAATCAGTGCAAAAGAAACTCTTTGTAGAATTGGATGAAGAAGAAAAACTTATTTATAGTTTTTTGAATTCTAACGGAAAGGAACAGCTCGACCTCATTGCTTTAAAATGTGAAATGCCAATCTATAAAGTGGCCGGCGTTTTACTTAATATGGAATTGAAAGGCGTAATAAGACCGCTTCCCGGGAAATTATTTGAAGCTATTTAA
- a CDS encoding tryptophanyl-tRNA synthetase: MARILTGIQSTGTPHLGNILGAIKPAIAMSDNAENDSFLFIADMHSLTQIKDAKELRNNTYSTAATWLACGLDVNKTVFYRQSDVAQVTELSWYLSCFYPYQRLTLAHSFKDKADRLEDVNAGLFTYPMLMAADILLYDAGIIPVGKDQLQHIEMTRDVASRFHAKMGETFVMPEADIQEHTMLIPGTDGEKMSKSKGNIINIFLPEKELKKQVMSIKTDSTPLEEPKDWKSCNCFAVYSLLADKDEVETMKTNYEEGGYGYGHAKKALLDLILKHFSYERSRYNHYMSNLNELEEILKDGSKKAKIVANEVLGRVREKVGY, translated from the coding sequence ATGGCAAGAATTTTAACAGGAATACAAAGTACAGGAACACCACATTTAGGAAATATTTTGGGTGCCATAAAGCCAGCAATTGCAATGTCCGATAATGCAGAAAATGATTCTTTTCTATTTATTGCAGATATGCATTCTCTAACCCAAATTAAGGATGCGAAAGAACTTCGTAATAACACCTATTCTACCGCGGCAACTTGGTTAGCCTGTGGGTTAGATGTAAATAAAACGGTTTTTTATCGTCAGAGCGATGTGGCGCAGGTAACCGAATTATCTTGGTATCTTAGCTGTTTTTATCCATACCAACGTCTAACGCTTGCCCATAGTTTTAAGGATAAAGCCGATAGGTTGGAAGATGTTAACGCCGGACTGTTTACTTACCCGATGTTAATGGCAGCCGACATTTTATTGTATGATGCAGGTATTATTCCGGTTGGTAAGGATCAATTACAACATATTGAGATGACCAGGGATGTTGCTTCTAGGTTTCACGCTAAAATGGGCGAAACTTTTGTTATGCCAGAAGCCGATATCCAAGAGCATACTATGCTAATTCCTGGAACCGATGGAGAAAAAATGAGCAAAAGCAAGGGCAATATCATCAATATCTTCTTGCCCGAGAAAGAATTGAAAAAACAGGTAATGTCCATTAAAACCGACAGCACTCCTTTGGAAGAACCCAAAGATTGGAAAAGCTGTAATTGTTTTGCGGTCTATAGCTTGTTGGCAGATAAAGATGAAGTTGAAACCATGAAGACCAATTATGAAGAAGGAGGTTATGGATATGGACACGCCAAAAAAGCTCTTTTAGATTTAATTTTGAAGCATTTTAGTTATGAAAGAAGCAGATATAACCATTATATGAGCAACTTGAACGAACTAGAAGAAATATTGAAAGATGGTTCCAAAAAAGCCAAGATTGTCGCAAATGAAGTATTGGGAAGAGTTCGGGAGAAAGTGGGTTATTAG
- a CDS encoding 1-acyl-sn-glycerol-3-phosphate acyltransferase, with translation MKVFKYIFWTLYRIWFYILVAVPIILLFPILVITIIKEEWYPYFFAIARGWALFILVGMGFDLKIIREQKLLPGKSYMFIANHTSMADIMLMLVTVHNPFVFVGKKELAKLPLFGFFYKRTCILVDRSSVRSRQAVFKHAQRRLNQGLSICIFPEGGVTEEDLLLDHFKDGAFRLAINHQIPIVPITFPDNKKRFSFEFFSGSPGLMRAKVHSFISTEVKTTSDTKPLNILCRDIIYNQLLAYSKTKKLS, from the coding sequence ATGAAAGTCTTCAAATATATTTTCTGGACACTTTACAGAATATGGTTTTACATTCTCGTTGCCGTACCCATCATATTATTGTTTCCGATTCTGGTGATTACAATCATTAAAGAAGAATGGTATCCTTATTTCTTTGCGATAGCTCGGGGTTGGGCGCTCTTTATTTTAGTTGGGATGGGTTTCGATCTAAAAATTATCAGGGAACAAAAACTGCTTCCAGGCAAAAGCTATATGTTTATCGCCAATCACACCTCGATGGCAGATATAATGCTCATGCTAGTTACGGTACACAATCCGTTTGTCTTTGTGGGTAAAAAGGAATTGGCAAAGCTTCCGCTCTTTGGATTCTTTTATAAACGCACCTGCATCTTGGTGGATAGAAGTAGCGTTCGTAGCAGACAGGCGGTCTTTAAACATGCGCAACGTAGATTAAACCAAGGATTAAGTATTTGCATTTTTCCGGAAGGAGGAGTTACAGAAGAAGATTTGTTATTAGACCATTTTAAGGATGGAGCATTTAGATTGGCAATTAACCACCAGATTCCCATTGTTCCCATAACTTTTCCGGATAATAAAAAAAGATTCTCTTTTGAATTCTTTAGTGGAAGCCCCGGATTAATGCGGGCTAAAGTACATTCATTTATAAGTACGGAAGTGAAAACAACCTCAGACACTAAGCCACTAAATATTTTATGTCGAGATATTATCTATAATCAATTGTTGGCATACTCTAAAACAAAAAAGCTGTCCTAA
- a CDS encoding RNA polymerase sigma-70 factor, ECF subfamily, whose product MSLEQLIDQCKKEDAKAQSQIYKLFASKLFSVSLKYSKNYVEAEDTLHDAFVTIFNKISQYKGNGSFEGWMKRITVNTALQKYRGAGVFNLVNENQIEDVVVEIDEEDLSMEFLLKIIQELPDRYRLVFNMYALDGYSHKEISKMLDISVGGSKSNLSRARLILKEKIEDYRMGSNLKSL is encoded by the coding sequence TTGAGTTTAGAACAACTCATAGATCAATGTAAAAAAGAAGATGCTAAGGCTCAAAGTCAAATATATAAACTCTTTGCGAGTAAATTATTTTCGGTCAGTCTTAAATATTCTAAAAACTATGTAGAGGCTGAAGATACTCTGCACGATGCATTCGTGACCATTTTTAACAAAATTTCCCAGTATAAAGGAAATGGCTCTTTTGAAGGTTGGATGAAGAGGATAACGGTTAATACAGCACTTCAGAAATATCGCGGTGCAGGGGTTTTTAACTTAGTAAATGAGAATCAAATTGAAGATGTCGTAGTCGAAATTGACGAAGAAGATCTTTCAATGGAATTTCTCTTAAAGATAATACAAGAATTACCGGATCGATACAGATTAGTTTTTAATATGTACGCTTTAGACGGTTATTCACATAAAGAAATTTCGAAGATGCTCGATATTTCGGTTGGGGGTTCAAAATCTAATCTTTCACGAGCAAGATTGATTTTAAAAGAAAAGATTGAAGATTATAGAATGGGCTCCAATTTGAAGTCATTGTAA